One stretch of Bradyrhizobium canariense DNA includes these proteins:
- a CDS encoding alpha-amylase family protein yields the protein MIDDLWYKNGVFYCLSVGTYMDANGDGIGDFKGLLRRLDYLQGLGVTTIWLMPFQPSPGKDDGYDISDYYGVDPRYGTLGDFVEFAHGCRQRGIRVIIDLVVNHTSDAHAWFRDARSSKDSPHRNWYVWADKKPANADKGMVFPGVQKSTWTRDKEANAWYFPRFYDFQPDLNTSNPRVQAEILKIMGFWIQLGVSGFRMDAVPFVISTKGAKVRKPVEQYDMLRSFREFLQWRQGNAIILAEANVLPETDMEYFGDDGDRMQMMFNFHVNQHLFYAMASADSRPLAKALKATKPRPATAQWGLFLRNHDELDLGRLTKAQRDVVFKSFGPDKNMQLYGRGIRRRLAPMLGGDRRRLELAYSLMCTLPGTPVIRYGDEIGMGDNLDLPERNCARTPMQWSTEPHAGFTESDRPCAPVIDRGPYGFEHVNVAKQRRDPNSMLNWTERIIRMRKEVPEIGWGDFNVITLRDPAILIVRYDWRNNSVLFVHNLDEKPRELAFASGIGGETWKLLVNLLTEDHSRADARGRHNLMLEGYGYRWYRVGGLDYLLKRSDIDTDAAGNAGHPA from the coding sequence ATGATCGACGACCTCTGGTACAAGAATGGCGTCTTCTACTGCCTTTCCGTCGGCACCTATATGGACGCCAATGGCGACGGGATCGGCGATTTCAAGGGTTTGCTGCGGCGGCTGGACTATCTGCAAGGCCTCGGCGTCACGACGATCTGGCTGATGCCGTTCCAGCCCTCCCCGGGCAAGGACGACGGCTACGATATCTCCGACTATTACGGCGTCGATCCGCGATACGGCACGCTCGGCGACTTTGTCGAATTCGCCCATGGCTGCCGGCAACGCGGCATTCGCGTCATCATCGATCTCGTCGTCAACCATACATCGGACGCGCATGCCTGGTTTCGCGACGCGCGGAGTTCAAAGGATTCGCCGCATCGCAACTGGTATGTGTGGGCCGACAAGAAGCCCGCCAATGCCGACAAGGGCATGGTGTTTCCCGGCGTGCAAAAATCCACCTGGACGCGCGATAAGGAAGCCAACGCGTGGTATTTCCCTCGTTTCTATGATTTCCAGCCCGACCTCAACACGTCGAACCCGCGGGTGCAGGCCGAGATCCTCAAGATCATGGGCTTCTGGATTCAGCTCGGCGTATCCGGCTTTCGCATGGACGCGGTGCCGTTTGTGATTTCGACCAAAGGCGCGAAGGTCAGAAAGCCGGTCGAACAATACGACATGCTGCGGTCGTTCCGCGAATTCCTGCAATGGCGACAGGGCAACGCCATTATCCTCGCGGAGGCCAATGTGTTGCCCGAAACCGACATGGAATATTTCGGCGACGACGGCGACCGCATGCAGATGATGTTCAATTTCCACGTCAACCAGCATCTGTTCTATGCGATGGCGTCCGCCGACTCGCGTCCACTTGCCAAGGCGCTCAAGGCCACCAAGCCGCGCCCGGCTACCGCGCAATGGGGATTGTTCCTGCGCAATCACGACGAGCTCGATCTTGGCCGGCTCACCAAGGCTCAACGGGATGTCGTGTTCAAAAGCTTCGGTCCCGACAAAAACATGCAGCTCTACGGTCGAGGCATTCGGCGGCGGCTGGCGCCGATGCTGGGCGGCGACCGCCGGCGTCTCGAACTCGCCTACAGCCTGATGTGCACGCTTCCGGGAACGCCGGTGATCCGTTATGGCGACGAAATCGGCATGGGCGACAATCTCGATCTGCCGGAGCGCAACTGCGCCCGCACGCCGATGCAATGGTCGACCGAGCCGCATGCCGGTTTCACGGAAAGCGACAGACCGTGCGCGCCCGTCATCGACAGAGGCCCGTACGGATTTGAGCACGTCAACGTCGCCAAGCAGCGCCGTGATCCCAACTCGATGCTGAATTGGACCGAACGCATCATCCGCATGCGCAAGGAAGTCCCGGAGATCGGCTGGGGCGACTTCAACGTGATTACGTTGCGCGATCCCGCCATTCTGATTGTCCGCTACGACTGGCGCAACAATTCGGTCTTGTTCGTGCACAATCTGGACGAAAAGCCGCGGGAATTAGCCTTTGCTTCCGGCATTGGCGGTGAGACCTGGAAGCTTCTGGTCAACCTGTTGACGGAAGACCACAGCCGGGCCGACGCGCGCGGCAGGCACAACCTCATGCTCGAAGGCTATGGGTACCGCTGGTATCGCGTTGGAGGCCTCGACTATCTGCTCAAGCGCAGCGACATCGATACCGACGCGGCGGGTAACGCAGGTCATCCGGCCTGA
- a CDS encoding M48 family metallopeptidase — MICFCAERFHWRRIWQNPGELLLPGLSDMATRALLYRRPAEPSIILVKQGSQIFSIRLRRHRRARRYTLRIHPTDREAILTMPPRGTIAEAKDFARLHGGWIAARLGRLPKAAPFHAGTVVPLRGTPYRIVHRAGERGTVWTETRDSGEKVLCVAGDVDHMERRVHDYLKREARKDLQKASLAYAGELGVRVKRVSIRDQSSRWGSCTSAGSLSFSWRLILAPPYVLDYLAAHEVAHLVEMNHSARFWRVVGRICPSVERAKNWLDTYGNDLHRYGIQD, encoded by the coding sequence ATGATTTGTTTTTGCGCCGAGCGATTTCACTGGCGGCGGATATGGCAGAATCCGGGCGAACTCCTGCTCCCCGGACTGTCAGACATGGCTACTCGCGCGCTTCTCTATCGGCGGCCCGCCGAACCCTCGATTATTTTGGTCAAACAAGGCTCTCAGATCTTCTCGATCCGTCTGCGCCGGCATCGGCGCGCGCGGCGTTACACCTTGCGCATTCATCCAACCGATCGCGAAGCGATCCTGACCATGCCGCCGCGCGGCACAATCGCCGAAGCCAAGGATTTCGCGCGGCTTCACGGCGGCTGGATTGCCGCACGCCTCGGCCGGTTGCCGAAAGCCGCACCGTTTCACGCGGGTACCGTGGTGCCTTTGCGCGGTACGCCGTATCGGATCGTGCATCGCGCCGGTGAGCGCGGCACGGTGTGGACGGAAACCCGCGACAGTGGTGAGAAGGTCCTGTGCGTGGCCGGCGACGTCGACCATATGGAGCGACGCGTTCATGATTACCTCAAGCGCGAGGCGCGCAAGGATTTGCAGAAGGCGTCGCTCGCTTATGCGGGGGAACTCGGCGTCCGGGTCAAGCGGGTGTCGATCCGCGATCAATCGAGCCGCTGGGGTTCGTGTACCTCGGCCGGTTCGCTGTCGTTCTCATGGCGGCTGATCCTCGCGCCACCCTATGTGCTCGACTATCTCGCCGCCCATGAAGTGGCGCATCTCGTCGAGATGAATCATTCGGCGCGGTTCTGGAGGGTTGTCGGCAGGATCTGTCCGTCGGTCGAGCGCGCCAAGAACTGGCTGGATACCTACGGCAACGATCTGCATCGTTACGGCATTCAGGATTAG
- a CDS encoding MmcB family DNA repair protein translates to MESQARQISLVPPVDGRQSETALAIARGTARLLRSLGFSCISELPLPSGRRADLVALNERGEIWIVEIKSSVEDLRADQKWQDYRAHCDRLFFAFTQDLPCEIFPEQTGLIVADAYGAHMHCEAPEHRLPAPTRKLMTVRFAMAAAQRINRLIDPQGHTVEF, encoded by the coding sequence ATGGAATCGCAAGCGCGCCAGATCAGCCTCGTGCCTCCGGTGGACGGTCGCCAGTCCGAGACGGCGCTGGCGATCGCGCGCGGCACCGCGCGGCTGTTACGGTCGCTGGGATTTTCCTGCATCAGCGAATTGCCGCTGCCGTCGGGACGGCGCGCCGATCTGGTGGCGCTGAACGAACGCGGCGAGATCTGGATTGTCGAGATCAAATCATCGGTTGAGGATTTGCGCGCCGACCAGAAGTGGCAGGATTATCGGGCGCATTGCGACCGGCTGTTCTTTGCGTTCACGCAGGATCTGCCGTGCGAGATTTTCCCCGAGCAGACCGGCCTGATCGTCGCCGATGCCTATGGCGCGCACATGCATTGCGAAGCGCCGGAGCACCGCCTGCCGGCGCCGACCCGCAAGCTGATGACGGTGCGCTTCGCGATGGCGGCGGCGCAGCGGATCAATCGTCTGATCGATCCGCAAGGCCACACCGTCGAGTTTTAG
- a CDS encoding ABC transporter permease — translation MSAPVTIGGIAPHRIGAMVRRYWYLLMSSWPRLLELIYWPALQIITWGFLQTYISQTSGFFARAGGSLIGAVILWDILFRGQLGFSISFLEEMWARNLGNLMMSPLKPIEFLISLMIMSLIRLAIGVIPMTLLAMFFFDFNFYSIGLPLIAFFCNLIFTSWSIGIFVSGLVLRNGLGAESIVWTLMFGVMPLACIYYPVTVLPHWLQYVAWALPPTYVFEGMRSLLIDHVFRADLMMMALAINAVLLMASFAIFLALLRSAKRHGSLLQGSE, via the coding sequence ATGAGCGCGCCCGTCACCATCGGAGGGATCGCGCCGCACCGCATCGGTGCGATGGTCCGGCGCTATTGGTATCTCCTGATGTCGTCGTGGCCGCGGCTCTTGGAGCTGATCTATTGGCCGGCATTGCAGATCATCACTTGGGGATTTCTGCAAACCTATATCTCGCAAACGTCGGGGTTTTTCGCGCGCGCCGGCGGCTCGTTGATCGGCGCCGTGATCCTGTGGGACATCCTGTTCCGCGGCCAGCTTGGCTTTTCGATCTCGTTTCTCGAGGAGATGTGGGCGCGCAACCTCGGCAATCTGATGATGAGCCCGCTCAAGCCGATCGAATTCCTGATCTCGCTGATGATCATGAGCCTGATCCGGCTTGCCATCGGCGTGATCCCGATGACGCTGCTGGCGATGTTTTTCTTCGACTTCAATTTCTACAGCATCGGGCTGCCGTTGATCGCGTTCTTCTGCAACCTGATTTTTACCAGTTGGTCGATCGGGATTTTTGTCTCCGGGCTGGTGCTGCGTAACGGCCTGGGCGCGGAGAGCATCGTCTGGACGCTGATGTTCGGCGTGATGCCGCTGGCCTGCATCTATTACCCGGTGACGGTGTTGCCGCATTGGCTGCAATACGTCGCCTGGGCGCTGCCGCCGACTTACGTGTTCGAGGGAATGCGCTCGCTGCTGATCGATCACGTGTTTCGAGCCGACCTGATGATGATGGCGCTTGCCATCAACGCCGTGCTCCTTATGGCGTCATTTGCGATCTTTCTTGCCCTTTTACGCAGCGCCAAGCGGCACGGCTCGCTGCTTCAGGGTAGCGAATAG
- a CDS encoding ActS/PrrB/RegB family redox-sensitive histidine kinase, with translation MTDVAASDFRHPRRYVRLDTILRLRWLAVLGQLAAIFIVAQGLEFDVEVVPCLAIIGLSALFNLSFQIFFNPMQRLEPAYAAALLALNIIELAGLLFFTGGLENPFSFLFLAPVLISSTVLPFRLTIVLGVLAIVCASLLVFFHLPLPWDSDDPLVLPPIYLFGVWLSIAVAIGVTSLYAFQVAEESRQLSDALAATELVLTREQHLTQLDGLAAAAAHELGTPLSTIFLISRELERTVPDDSPFAGDLKTVREQAQRCRDILGKITQLSATGAPFDHMPLSTLIEETVAPHRDFDVAIKVRIAVAATSEPVGTRNPAILYGVGNILENAVDFARTTVEVNAWWNNDKVEIVISDDGPGIAPDMLKRIGEPYLSRRPGPDEAQSERSGLGLGVFIARTLLERTGAKVSFTNQIFPDHGAVVQITWPRSRFEAGEIAAESAS, from the coding sequence ATGACCGACGTTGCCGCCTCCGATTTTCGCCACCCGCGCCGCTATGTCCGTCTGGATACAATATTGCGGCTGCGCTGGCTCGCCGTGCTGGGCCAGCTCGCGGCGATTTTCATTGTGGCGCAAGGGCTCGAATTCGACGTCGAGGTCGTCCCTTGCCTCGCCATCATCGGGCTGTCGGCCCTGTTCAACCTGTCGTTCCAGATCTTCTTCAACCCGATGCAGCGGCTGGAGCCGGCCTACGCAGCGGCACTGCTCGCCCTCAACATCATTGAGCTGGCCGGCCTGTTGTTTTTTACCGGCGGGCTGGAGAATCCGTTTTCGTTTCTGTTCCTCGCCCCCGTGCTGATTTCGTCGACGGTGCTGCCGTTCCGGCTGACCATCGTGCTCGGCGTTCTCGCCATCGTTTGCGCCTCATTGCTGGTCTTCTTCCATCTGCCGCTGCCATGGGACAGCGATGACCCGCTGGTGCTGCCACCTATCTATTTGTTCGGCGTCTGGCTCTCGATCGCGGTCGCGATCGGCGTCACCAGCCTTTATGCGTTCCAGGTTGCTGAAGAATCACGCCAACTCTCCGACGCCTTGGCCGCCACCGAACTGGTGCTGACGCGCGAGCAACATTTGACGCAGCTCGACGGTCTTGCCGCGGCTGCCGCCCACGAACTCGGAACGCCGCTTTCGACGATCTTCCTGATTTCGCGCGAGCTTGAACGGACTGTCCCGGACGACAGCCCATTTGCCGGCGACCTCAAGACCGTGCGCGAGCAGGCGCAGCGCTGCCGGGATATTCTGGGCAAGATCACCCAGCTATCGGCGACCGGCGCGCCGTTCGACCACATGCCATTGTCGACGCTGATCGAGGAAACGGTCGCACCGCATCGCGATTTCGACGTTGCGATCAAGGTACGGATTGCCGTGGCTGCAACATCCGAACCGGTCGGCACGCGCAATCCCGCCATTCTCTATGGTGTCGGCAACATCCTGGAAAACGCCGTCGACTTCGCGCGGACCACGGTGGAGGTGAACGCGTGGTGGAACAACGACAAGGTCGAGATCGTCATCTCCGATGATGGGCCTGGGATCGCGCCCGACATGCTGAAGCGGATTGGCGAGCCCTATCTGTCGCGGCGGCCAGGTCCGGACGAAGCCCAAAGCGAGCGAAGCGGGCTTGGTCTTGGGGTATTTATCGCCCGCACGCTGCTGGAGCGCACCGGCGCTAAAGTCTCCTTTACGAACCAGATTTTCCCGGACCATGGCGCGGTGGTCCAGATCACCTGGCCGCGCAGCCGCTTCGAGGCAGGTGAAATTGCGGCCGAATCCGCTTCTTAG
- a CDS encoding polyhydroxyalkanoate depolymerase, whose amino-acid sequence MPIGEFGGAPPLVAEGTPAITTPLYWMYEMAQASLNPARAVTDATKILFQNPLNPWSHTEFGKSVAAGCELFERTTRRYGKPEWGLDTTEVNGVRTPIEIRSIWEKPFCRLLYFDRKLTRPLRSPQPRVLIVAPMSGHYATLLRGTVEAFLPTHEVYITDWSDARMVPLSEGRFDLEDYVDYVIEMLHVLGGNMHIIAVCQPSVPVVAAVSIMEAERDPYVPVSMTLMGGPIDTRRNPTAVNNLAAERGIEWFRNNVISKVPFPHPGVMRAVYPGFLQLNGFISMNLDRHMDAHKNLFSNLVKGDGDLVDKHRDFYDEYLAVMDLTAEYYLQTVDLVFVKHALPKGEMTHRGKPVDPSKITRVALMTVEGENDDISGLGQTEATHTLCSAIPNHRRVHYVQKGVGHYGVFNGSRFRSEIVPRISDFMVSAANVKSSLAAAAE is encoded by the coding sequence ATGCCGATTGGTGAATTTGGCGGTGCGCCGCCGCTGGTGGCCGAAGGCACTCCGGCGATTACGACGCCGCTGTACTGGATGTACGAGATGGCGCAGGCATCGCTCAATCCGGCGCGCGCCGTCACCGACGCCACGAAGATTCTGTTCCAGAATCCGCTGAACCCGTGGTCGCATACCGAATTCGGCAAATCGGTCGCCGCCGGGTGCGAGCTGTTCGAGCGCACGACGCGCCGTTACGGCAAGCCCGAATGGGGGCTCGATACCACCGAAGTCAACGGCGTGCGCACGCCGATCGAAATTCGCTCGATCTGGGAAAAGCCGTTCTGCCGCCTGTTGTACTTCGATCGCAAGCTGACGCGGCCGTTGCGCAGCCCGCAGCCGCGCGTGCTGATCGTGGCGCCGATGTCCGGTCACTATGCGACGCTGCTGCGCGGGACGGTCGAGGCCTTCCTGCCAACCCATGAGGTCTACATCACCGACTGGTCCGATGCGCGGATGGTGCCGCTGTCGGAAGGGCGCTTCGATCTCGAAGACTATGTCGATTACGTCATCGAAATGCTGCACGTACTCGGCGGCAACATGCACATCATCGCGGTGTGCCAGCCTTCGGTGCCGGTGGTGGCGGCGGTTTCCATCATGGAAGCCGAGCGCGATCCCTATGTTCCCGTCTCGATGACACTGATGGGGGGCCCGATCGATACCCGCCGCAACCCGACCGCCGTCAATAATCTCGCCGCCGAGCGCGGCATCGAATGGTTTCGGAACAATGTCATCAGCAAGGTGCCATTTCCGCATCCGGGCGTGATGCGTGCGGTCTATCCCGGGTTCCTGCAGCTCAATGGCTTCATCAGCATGAACCTCGATCGCCACATGGATGCTCACAAGAACCTGTTCAGCAACCTGGTGAAGGGCGATGGCGACTTGGTCGACAAGCATCGCGACTTCTATGACGAGTATCTCGCGGTCATGGATTTGACGGCGGAATACTATCTGCAGACCGTCGATCTCGTGTTCGTCAAGCATGCGCTGCCGAAAGGCGAGATGACTCACCGCGGCAAGCCGGTCGATCCGTCCAAAATCACGCGCGTGGCGTTGATGACGGTCGAAGGCGAGAACGATGACATCTCCGGTCTTGGTCAGACCGAGGCAACGCACACTTTATGTAGTGCGATTCCCAATCATCGCAGGGTGCATTACGTGCAAAAGGGCGTTGGACATTACGGCGTGTTCAACGGATCGCGCTTCCGATCCGAAATCGTGCCGCGCATTTCCGATTTCATGGTGTCAGCGGCGAATGTGAAGTCATCTTTGGCGGCTGCTGCGGAATAG
- a CDS encoding ABC transporter ATP-binding protein — protein sequence MTSDDAISPNLPAACRSGSAAIEVINLIKLYKTTRAVDDVSFRIAGGSITGLLGGNGAGKTTTIAMIMGLVLPTSGRIQVLGCSMPEQSAEVLGRMNFESPYVDMPMRLTVRQNLTIFGRLYAVANLRERIAQLAADLDLGDFLDRANGKLSAGQKTRVALAKALINQPELLLLDEPTASLDPDTADWIRQHLETYRKAHGATILLASHNMLEVERLCDRVIIMKRGRIEDDDSPERIMARYNRTTLEDVFLDVARGRGQEGLP from the coding sequence ATGACGAGTGACGACGCCATATCGCCCAATTTGCCCGCGGCCTGCCGGTCAGGATCGGCGGCGATCGAGGTCATCAACCTCATCAAGCTCTACAAGACCACCCGCGCGGTCGATGATGTCTCGTTCCGCATTGCCGGGGGCAGCATCACCGGCTTGCTCGGCGGCAACGGGGCTGGAAAAACCACGACGATTGCCATGATCATGGGGCTGGTGCTGCCGACTTCGGGGCGTATCCAGGTCTTGGGCTGTTCGATGCCGGAGCAAAGCGCCGAGGTGCTCGGCCGGATGAATTTCGAAAGCCCCTATGTCGATATGCCGATGCGGCTTACGGTGCGGCAGAATCTCACGATATTCGGCCGCCTCTATGCCGTGGCTAATTTACGTGAACGCATCGCGCAGCTGGCCGCCGATCTCGATCTCGGCGATTTTCTCGATCGCGCCAACGGCAAGCTCTCCGCCGGACAGAAGACGCGCGTGGCGCTGGCGAAAGCGCTGATCAATCAGCCCGAATTGTTGCTGCTCGACGAGCCGACCGCCTCGCTCGACCCCGATACGGCCGACTGGATCAGGCAGCACCTCGAAACCTATCGCAAGGCGCATGGCGCGACGATCCTGCTGGCCTCGCACAACATGCTGGAGGTGGAGCGGTTATGCGATCGCGTCATCATCATGAAACGCGGCCGCATCGAGGACGACGACAGCCCCGAAAGGATCATGGCCCGCTACAACCGCACCACGCTTGAGGACGTGTTTCTCGACGTCGCGCGCGGCCGCGGCCAGGAGGGCTTGCCATGA
- a CDS encoding MBL fold metallo-hydrolase yields the protein MANENQTHETRAKAGAIIVPVTLFEQNCTIIWCEATKKAVVIDPGGDVPKIQAAIKQTNVNVEKIWLTHGHIDHVGGAAELRDALKVPIEGPHIDDKSLLDNVVSSGARFGMTGVRNFAPDRWLNEGDKVSIGELTFDILHCPGHSPGSVVFFSKEMRFAHVGDVLFNGSVGRTDLPGGSHATLIKSITEKLLPLGDDVGFICGHGAGSSIGQERMTNPFLTGEM from the coding sequence ATGGCAAATGAAAACCAGACCCATGAAACCAGGGCGAAAGCCGGCGCGATCATCGTTCCCGTAACGCTGTTCGAGCAAAACTGCACCATTATCTGGTGCGAGGCCACCAAAAAGGCCGTCGTGATCGACCCCGGCGGCGATGTCCCTAAAATTCAGGCCGCGATCAAGCAGACCAATGTCAACGTCGAAAAGATCTGGCTCACCCACGGCCATATCGATCACGTCGGAGGCGCTGCCGAATTGCGCGACGCGCTGAAGGTGCCGATCGAGGGCCCGCATATCGACGACAAATCCCTGCTCGATAATGTGGTCTCGAGCGGCGCCCGTTTCGGCATGACCGGCGTGCGCAATTTCGCGCCGGATCGCTGGCTCAACGAGGGCGACAAGGTTTCGATTGGTGAGTTGACCTTCGACATCCTGCATTGTCCGGGCCATTCGCCGGGCAGCGTGGTGTTTTTCAGCAAGGAAATGCGCTTTGCCCATGTCGGCGACGTCTTGTTCAACGGCTCGGTCGGGCGCACTGATCTTCCCGGCGGCAGCCACGCCACGCTGATCAAGTCGATTACCGAAAAGCTGCTGCCGCTCGGCGACGATGTCGGCTTCATCTGCGGCCATGGCGCGGGCTCCAGCATCGGCCAGGAGCGCATGACCAATCCATTTCTCACCGGCGAGATGTAG
- a CDS encoding alpha-amylase family glycosyl hydrolase, with protein MDQSGEPWWQSGIFYQVYPRSFQDSNADGVGDITGIIIRLPYLVTLGVDAVWLSPIFPSPMADFGYDISDYTGIDPLFGTMEDFDTLVNAVHSSGLKMILDLVPNHTSEQHAWFVESRNSRDNPKRDWYIWRDPGPDGGPPNNWLSEFGGSAWTYDAPTGQYYYHAFLTQQPDLNWRNPAVREAIYDVMRFWLRKGVDGFRVDVIWHLIKDAEFRDNPPNPYYRDGRPPHEKILTRYSTDQPEVHEVVAEMRRVTEEFGSRVLIGEIYLPLERLVAYYGNDLRGAQMPFNFALISTLWSARSIEKIIADYEGALPPGAWPNWVLGNHDRPRVASRVGTEQARVAAMLLLTLRGTPTLYYGDEIGMHQVAIAPDQVRDPFEKNVPGIGVGRDGCRTPMQWDATPNAGFSTSTPWLSLASDFSHENVVNLDADAQSILSLYKALIKLRKQTPALTSGDYSPIAAQGDLLLYRRQSEGQAVVIALNLGAEPVSVTSSSIGFDSKVLLSTFLDRQDESIEGVLDLRGNEGVVVSVPDQAG; from the coding sequence ATGGATCAAAGCGGCGAACCCTGGTGGCAAAGCGGCATTTTTTATCAGGTCTATCCGCGCTCATTTCAGGATTCCAATGCTGACGGGGTCGGGGATATCACCGGCATCATTATCCGGCTGCCCTATCTGGTCACGCTGGGTGTCGATGCGGTTTGGCTGTCACCGATCTTTCCATCCCCGATGGCCGATTTCGGCTACGATATCTCGGATTACACCGGGATCGATCCGCTGTTCGGCACCATGGAAGATTTCGACACGCTCGTGAATGCGGTGCATTCAAGCGGCCTCAAGATGATCCTGGACCTGGTGCCGAACCACACTTCCGAGCAGCATGCATGGTTCGTCGAAAGCCGGAACTCGCGTGATAATCCCAAGCGCGATTGGTATATCTGGCGCGACCCAGGCCCCGATGGCGGGCCGCCGAACAATTGGTTGTCGGAATTCGGCGGCAGTGCCTGGACGTACGACGCGCCGACGGGCCAATATTATTATCACGCCTTCCTGACCCAGCAGCCCGATCTGAACTGGCGCAATCCCGCGGTGCGCGAGGCGATCTACGACGTCATGCGCTTCTGGCTGCGCAAAGGTGTCGATGGCTTCCGGGTCGATGTGATCTGGCATCTGATCAAGGACGCGGAATTCCGCGACAACCCGCCCAATCCCTATTATCGCGACGGCCGGCCGCCGCATGAGAAGATACTGACGCGCTACTCCACCGATCAGCCCGAGGTTCATGAGGTGGTGGCGGAGATGCGGCGCGTCACCGAAGAGTTCGGCTCCCGTGTGCTGATCGGCGAGATTTATCTGCCGCTCGAACGCCTGGTCGCTTATTACGGCAACGATCTCCGGGGCGCGCAGATGCCGTTCAATTTTGCGCTGATATCAACGCTGTGGAGCGCGCGCTCGATTGAAAAGATCATCGCGGATTATGAAGGCGCGCTGCCGCCGGGGGCGTGGCCGAACTGGGTGTTGGGCAATCACGATCGTCCGCGGGTCGCGAGCCGTGTTGGCACAGAGCAGGCGCGTGTTGCCGCGATGCTGCTGTTGACCCTGCGCGGAACGCCGACGCTTTATTATGGCGACGAGATCGGCATGCATCAGGTGGCGATTGCGCCCGATCAGGTGCGCGATCCCTTTGAGAAGAACGTCCCGGGCATTGGCGTTGGCCGCGACGGCTGCCGCACGCCGATGCAGTGGGATGCGACGCCTAACGCCGGCTTTTCGACATCGACACCATGGCTGTCGCTGGCGAGCGATTTTTCGCACGAGAACGTGGTCAATCTCGATGCCGACGCCCAGTCCATCCTTAGCCTCTACAAGGCGCTGATCAAGCTGAGGAAGCAAACCCCGGCGCTGACGTCAGGCGATTACAGCCCCATCGCGGCGCAGGGTGACCTCCTGCTCTACCGGCGGCAGAGCGAGGGACAAGCCGTCGTGATTGCGCTCAATCTCGGCGCCGAGCCGGTTTCGGTCACCTCAAGTTCGATCGGCTTCGATAGCAAGGTTCTGCTGTCCACGTTCCTCGACCGGCAGGACGAAAGCATCGAGGGGGTGCTGGACTTGCGCGGCAATGAAGGCGTTGTTGTCAGCGTGCCCGATCAGGCCGGATGA
- a CDS encoding ActR/PrrA/RegA family redox response regulator transcription factor, with the protein MNAIAELTDHADRSLLIVEDDKPFLERLSRAMETRGFAVTSCDSVSDGLTQIGKAAPAFAVVDLRLGDGNGLDVVSALKRKRPDARAIVLTGYGNIATAVTAVKMGAVDYLSKPADADDVVAALLASGTEKSELPHNPMSADRVRWEHIQRIYEMCNRNVSETARRLNMHRRTLQRILAKRAPR; encoded by the coding sequence GTGAACGCCATCGCCGAACTGACCGATCACGCCGACCGCTCGCTGTTGATCGTGGAGGACGACAAACCGTTCCTGGAGCGCCTGTCGCGCGCCATGGAAACACGCGGCTTCGCAGTAACCTCCTGCGACAGCGTATCCGACGGCCTGACGCAGATCGGCAAGGCGGCGCCGGCTTTTGCGGTGGTGGATTTACGGCTCGGCGACGGCAATGGTCTGGATGTGGTGTCGGCGCTGAAGCGCAAGCGCCCTGACGCGCGCGCGATCGTGCTGACCGGGTATGGCAACATCGCTACCGCCGTGACCGCGGTGAAGATGGGCGCGGTGGATTACCTTTCAAAGCCCGCCGACGCCGACGATGTCGTCGCGGCGCTGCTGGCAAGCGGCACCGAGAAATCCGAGCTGCCGCACAATCCGATGTCGGCCGATCGCGTGCGCTGGGAGCATATCCAGCGCATTTACGAGATGTGCAATCGCAACGTCTCCGAGACAGCGCGGCGGCTGAACATGCATCGCCGCACCCTGCAGCGCATCCTGGCCAAGCGAGCACCGCGCTGA